A region of Fusarium keratoplasticum isolate Fu6.1 chromosome 6, whole genome shotgun sequence DNA encodes the following proteins:
- a CDS encoding Vacuolar-sorting protein SNF8 gives MSRKGVGLAAFDRSRLTSAHYASHGSSLRASNAQALETQLAVFRSLLQQFANTHARDIRSDPAFRAQFARMCAAIGVDPLASSNSSAEGGGGGSSSIWAQLLGKTVNDFYFELAVRIVEVCGATRGENGGLIGLAELRERVAAGRMDGADPIADDDVRRAVQTLAPLGGSYAVVKVGRKEYIRSVPRELNDDQVAVVEAVQVLGYVSVGMLSDNLGWDRARAKTVIDDLVAGGMLWVDKQTKGEWEYWSPGFMADAGGAEEGG, from the coding sequence ATGTCCCGCAAGGGCGTCGGCCTCGCCGCCTTCGACCGCTCCCGCCTCACATCCGCCCACTACGCCTCTCACGGCTCATCCCTCCGCGCCAGCAACGCCCAAGCCCTCGAGACCCAGCTCGCCGTCTTCCGCTCCCTCCTGCAGCAGTTCGCCAACACGCACGCCCGCGACATCCGCTCCGACCCTGCCTTTCGCGCCCAGTTCGCCCGCATGTGCGCCGCCATCGGCGTCGATCCCCTCgcgagcagcaacagcagcgcAGAGGGAGGGGGCGGGGGCTCGTCTTCTATCTGGGCCCAGTTGCTCGGCAAGACGGTTAATGATTTCTACTTTGAGCTTGCTGTGAGGATTGTAGAGGTCTGTGGTGCTACACGTGGTGAGAATGGTGGTCTCATCGGTCTTGCGGAGCTGAGGGAGCGTGTTGCTGCTGGTCGCATGGATGGTGCAGACCCCATAGCCGATGACGACGTCCGCCGCGCCGTGCAAACCCTCGCGCCTCTCGGTGGTTCCTACGCCGTTGTAAAAGTCGGCCGCAAGGAATATATTCGGAGTGTGCCCCGCGAGCTCAACGACGATCAggtcgccgtcgtcgaggCAGTACAGGTCTTGGGCTACGTGAGCGTGGGCATGCTGAGTGATAACCTGGGCTGGGACCGCGCACGAGCAAAGACCGTCATCGATGATCTCGTCGCTGGAGGGATGCTGTGGGTGGACAAGCAGACAAAGGGCGAGTGGGAGTACTGGAGTCCAGGCTTCATGGCCGACGCGGGGGGTGccgaggagggaggatga
- a CDS encoding Glutamate--tRNA ligase: MIPSAGRSARLPRRISQVQWLRRPLPVRRAFTTSLIRQHDPKGPVEKVKPEDSTTQPHLEEKLAQSGREAKANGRVSRLAALKKRGRGDQAKSDSTRTEQRYILGQSADQPIRTRFAPSPTGYLHLGSLRTALFNNLVAKATKGGEFIIRIEDTDQNRLVPDAEERVFKDLEWAGLSWTEGPDKGGPYAPYRQSERLGIYKEHVKTLVDNGSAYRCFCNSEVLEAQKRALHDAGKSTAYPGTCRSIPRSESDARAAAGEDHVVRLDSGRFGTPGFKDAIYGPFQKKEPEEDFVLMKTDGYPTYHLANVVDDHLMNITHVIRGEEWLISTPKHLALYEAFGWKPPTFAHLGLLISNDGSKLSKRNDSVNLSTYMDQKIFPMALQAWLANLGASFKRGASTPRTLDDVAEALTFKFTRGGIKLNPQKLDFFQHEYRNLLFKTPLAEQTPREQALIRENLLKPLVDEVLALTASSVSDPVGYKPIQPRGTSLIWPAPLSPVLAMLSEDSQQPYAFEVLSQETARYGSAAEIARQLPYFFWRPPPAVYRAALASDPIRHDLLHLVNDTVNGSLDAWELVLDHLLERVPSDQAPDLHAILRLIAIGSPHAVGKTSRILFSVLGQEEWRSRTAIVRKLLDELDQGGDDLRQTWLNQSASLTPAA; the protein is encoded by the exons ATGATACCTTCGGCAGGCCGTTCAGCACGGCTACCAAGACGCATCTCACAGGTCCAATGGCTTCGCCGACCGTTGCCAGTTCGTCGGGCTTTTACGACTTCGCTCATCCGACAACATGATCCTAAAGGCCCTGTCGAAAAAGTGAAACCAGAGGATTCAACCACTCAACCCCATCTTGAAGAGAAACTTGCACAATCAGGTAGAGAAGCAAAAGCCAATGGAAGGGTATCGAGGCTAGCTGCCTTAAAGAAGCGTGGCCGAGGTGACCAGGCTAAGAGTGACAGCACTCGGACCGAACAGCGATACATCCTCGGACAGTCTGCAGACCAACCAATTCGAACTCGCTTTGCGCCCTCGCCTACTGGTTACCTGCATCTGGGATCTCTGAGGACGGCTCTGTTCAACAATCTAGTGGCCAAGGCGACAAAGGGGGGCGAGTTCATCATACGGATTGAGGATACCGATCAG AACCGTCTAGTACCCGACGCTGAGGAGCGCGTCTTCAAAGACCTCGAATGGGCTGGTCTCTCCTGGACTGAAGGCCCCGACAAGGGCGGTCCCTATGCTCCATATCGTCAG TCAGAACGCCTTGGCATCTACAAAGAGCATGTCAAGACACTAGTAGACAACGGTTCTGCCTACCGCTGCTTCTGTAACTCTGAAGTTCTGGAAGCGCAGAAGCGCGCCCTCCACGACGCCGGCAAGTCGACCGCCTACCCGGGGACATGCCGCTCCATCCCCCGCTCCGAGTCGGACGCCCGGGCCGCGGCCGGCGAGGATCACGTTGTTCGTCTCGACTCTGGCCGTTTCGGGACGCCTGGGTTCAAGGACGCCATCTACGGGCCcttccagaagaaggagcccGAGGAGGATTTTGTTCTCATGAAGACTGATGGATATCCTACGTATCATCTTGCAAATGTGGTGGATGACCATCTCATGAATATCACACATGTCATCCGTGGCGAG GAATGGCTCATTTCCACACCAAAGCATCTGGCTCTCTACGAAGCTTTCGGCTGGAAGCCTCCCACCTTTGCCCATCTAGGCCTCCTTATTAGCAACGACGGCTCCAAGCTCAGCAAGCGAAACGATAGCGTCAATCTCTCGACATATATGGACCAAAAGATCTTCCCCATGGCTCTCCAGGCTTGGCTCGCCAACCTGGGTGCCTCGTTCAAGAGGGGAGCCTCGACGCCGCGTACCCTCGACGATGTCGCCGAAGCT CTGACCTTCAAGTTCACCCGTGGcggcatcaagctcaaccccCAGAagctcgacttcttccagcaCGAGTACCGCAACCTCCTCTTCAAGACTCCCCTAGCAGAGCAGACGCCGCGTGAGCAAGCCCTCATCCGGGAGAACTTACTCAAACCcctcgtcgatgaggtcCTCGCCCTTACTGCCTCATCTGTGTCCGACCCTGTTGGATACAAGCCTATCCAGCCCCGCGGCACCTCCCTCATCTGGCCCGCCCCCCTATCCCCCGTCTTGGCCATGCTCTCCGAAGATTCCCAGCAACCGTACGCCTTTGAGGTTCTTTCCCAGGAGACCGCCCGCTACGGCAGTGCCGCCGAGATAGCTCGCCAACTTCCCTATTTCTTCTGGCGTCCTCCCCCGGCCGTCTACCGCGCTGCTCTGGCCTCCGACCCTATCCGCCATGACTTACTTCACCTCGTCAACGACACCGTCAATGGATCGCTCGACGCATGGGAACTGGTTCTCGATCATCTCCTGGAGCGTGTACCCTCGGACCAGGCGCCCGATCTGCATGCCATCCTCCGTCTCATCGCCATAGGCAGCCCGCACGCCGTCGGCAAGACGTCTCGCATACTATTCAGCGTGCTGGGCCAGGAGGAGTGGCGTTCCCGTACCGCCATTGTGCGTAAGCTACTCGATGAGCTGGACCAGGGCGGGGACGACCTCCGTCAGACATGGCTGAACCAATCTGCCAGTCTAACACCCGCCGCTTAG
- a CDS encoding PB1 domain-containing protein produces MSLKQEIETWVAALARYDNNEFEDAINEFSKIGDTSKILFNMGVIHATLGEHEKAVESYQRAIRLDQYLAVAYFQQGVSNFLLGDFEEALANFNDTLLYLRGNAMIDYAQLGLLFKLYSCEVLFNRGLCYIYLQQTEAGMQDLSYAVKEKVVEDHNVIDEAIREQAEGYTVFSIPVGVVYRPNEAKVRNLKTKDYLGKARLVAASDRSNAFTGFAGSEIKNAGKFEVKDDRPPDNISFAATNLVKPGLQSRRQQSEPPANRNVFPPTPPPENERPTRGASVRGQKPQLAKLNIQQAEPNRRYEKAASPPDGRSRPTPTRSASINSVRPMQRDPQPLQMRPRQIPEQESFPGEVYDMYQGPSGSRNSRGSAGSRRQRQRRYSEEDDGSDYDGSINEGDFEMVGGARRGPGSVSGRRRPEMTKIRVKVHADEVKLIMISPNAEFSTLVEKVRDKFNLRRRFKIKVKDDDAPNGDMITMGDQDDLEMVIDAVRDEAKKQRTETGKMEIWIFET; encoded by the exons ATGTCGTTGAAACAG GAAATTGAAACCTGGGTTGCGGCCCTAGCCCGCTACGACAACAATGAGTTCGAAGACGCCATCAACGAGTTCTCCAAGATTGGAGACACGAGCAAGATCCTCTTCAACATGGGCGTGATCCACGCCACCCTTGGCGAGCACGAGAAGGCT GTTGAGAGCTACCAGCGAGCGATCCGACTAGACCAATACCTCGCCGTCGCCTACTTCCAACAAGGCGTTTCCAatttcctcctcggcgacTTCGAAGAGGCTCTTGCAAACTTCAACGATACCCTCCTCTACCTCCGTGGCAATGCCATGATCGACTACGCCCAgcttggcctcctcttcaagcTCTACTCTTGCGAAGTCCTCTTCAACCGTGGCCTGTGCTACATCTACTTGCAGCAAACGGAAGCCGGCATGCAAGATCTTTCATACgctgtcaaggagaaggttgTGGAGGACCACAATGTGATTGATGAGGCTATTCGCGAACAGGCAGAG GGCTACACTGTCTTCTCCATCCCTGTAGGAGTTGTGTACAGACCCAACGAAGCCAAGGTGCGAaacctcaagaccaaggactATCTCGGCAAGGCTAGACTCGTTGCCGCCTCGGATCGTTCTAATGCTTTTACCGGCTTTGCCGGCTCTGAGATCAAGAAC GCCGGCAAGTTCGAAGTCAAGGACGACAGACCCCCCGACAACATCTCTTTTGCCGCCACAAACCTCGTCAAGCCCGGCCTTCAATCAAGAAGGCAACAATCTGAACCACCAGCCAACCGAAATGTATTTCCGCCAACACCCCCGCCCGAGAACGAGCGCCCAACACGTGGTGCCTCCGTGCGCGGCCAGAAGCCTCAGTTGGCTAAACTCAACATCCAACAGGCCGAGCCGAACCGCCGCTACGAGAAGGCAGCTTCGCCCCCTGACGGCCGTTCACGACCGACACCCACGAGGTCTGCCTCGATCAATTCTGTCAGGCCCATGCAGAGAGATCCTCAGCCTCTGCAAATGAGACCTAGGCAAATCCCCGAGCAGGAAAGCTTCCCTGGCGAAGTCTACGACATGTATCAGGGACCAAGCGGTTCGCGCAACTCAAGGGGATCAGCTGGTAGCAGACGGCAGAGGCAACGGCGATactcggaggaggatgacggctCAGACTACGATGGTTCAATCAACGAAGGCGACTTTGAGATGGTGGGTGGTGCCCGCCGTGGCCCAGGGTCTGTAtctggccgccgccgaccAGAGATGACCAAGATCCGAGTCAAGGTCCATGCCGACGAAgtcaagctcatcatgaTCTCTCCCAACGCCGAGTTCTCAACCCTAGTTGAGAAGGTCCGTGACAAGTTCAACCTTCGACGTCGATtcaagatcaaggtcaaggacgacgatgcGCCCAACGGTGACATGATCACCATGGGTGACCAGGACGACCTCGAGATGGTGATTGATGCCGTCAGGGATGAGGCGAAGAAGCAACGAACAGAGACTGGAAAGATGGAG ATTTGGATCTTTGAGACTTAG
- a CDS encoding Superoxide dismutase 1 copper chaperone: MVSLGLGGFQSNKSTSSSKMTPKITPPRALAAASLLAIAGYSAYQYRASRLNSKNTPPAASPGKMTVDNSFETLFAVPLSCDGCIKAVSDSLYKIGGISNVEGNLKDQLISVKGTAAPSAIVEAIQATGRDAILRGSGSSDSSAAVSILETFDDPVEGRYEEPSRDVRGLARMVQVSSGRTLVDLTVHGVTPGKYRASIRAFGDLKDGARSTGPVWSGGEKELRGDLGEVEVGENGRGGTFLDHGFQVWEVIGHAMVLTRQEEGPEGLKNDKDTVLGIIARSAGMWDNDKTVCSCTGKTLWDERKDEVKKGML; encoded by the exons ATGGTATCACTCGGTTTAGGTGGATTTCAAAGCAACAAATCTACCTCCTCCTCAAAAATGACGCCCAAGATCACGCCTCCTCGGGCACTTGCTGCTGCATCTCTTCTTGCCATAGCTGGATATTCCGCATACCAATACAGAGCCTCTCGCCTCAATTCTAAGAACACGCCTCCCGCTG CATCACCCGGCAAGATGACCGTGGACAACTCGTTTGAG ACCCTCTTCGCCGTGCCGTTGTCATGTGACGGCTGTATCAAGGCGGTTTCAGACTCGCTATACAAGATCGGTGGCATTAGTAACGTCGAGGGCAACCTGAAGGACCAGTTGATCTCTGTCAAGGGCACGG CTGCCCCCTCGGCCATCGTGGAAGCTATTCAGGCAACGGGCAGAGACGCTATCTTGCGTGGATCAGGATCCTCAGACAGCA GTGCCGCTGTAAGCATCCTCGAGACTTTCGACGACCCCGTAGAAGGACGTTATGAAGAGCCAAGCCGGGACGTAAGAGGACTGGCAAGGATGGTTCAGGTTAGCTCAGGACGAACACTTGTTGACTTGACGGTCCACGGCGTCACCCCAGGAAAGTATCGGGCCTCGATCCGCGCATTCGGAGACCTGAAGGACGGTGCACGATCAACCGGACCTGTGTGGTCAGGAGGAGAGAAGGAACTACGAGGTGATTTGGGAgaggttgaagttggtgaGAATGGAAGGGGAGGAACGTTCCTAGACCACGGGTTTCAGGTTTGGGAGGTAATCGGGCATGCCATGGTGCTGACCAGGCAAGAGGAGGGACCTGAGGGACTCAAGAACGATAAGGACACCGTCTTGGGCATCATCGCACGAAGCGCGGGCATGTGGGATAACGACAAGACGGTGTGCTCCTGCACTGGCAAGACGCTCTGGGATGAGCGCAAGGATGAGGTCAAGAAAGGCATGCTCTAA
- a CDS encoding Uricase yields MPQSFTSRPKKSFAMPYVSAARYGKDNVRVCKVDRDASTGIQTVTEMTVCCLLEGEIETSYTEADNSVVVATDSIKNTIYITAKENPVNPPELYASILGSHFIQKYKHIHVANVNVKTVRWTRLAIDGKPHPHSFFKDGEETRNVEVRVSRQDGIQIKSSIVGLTVLKSTGSAFHGFVRDEYTTLPETWDRIFSTDVDASWKWNTFENAAAVQAFAPKFDKAWEVARNVTLKIFAEDDSASVQATMYKMAAQILETVPEIDTVVYALPNKHYFEIDLSWHKGIKNTGKDAEVYAPQSGPNGLIKCEVSRDTLQPRL; encoded by the exons ATGCCTCAGTCTTTCACCTCGAGACCAAAGAAATCATTCGCCATGCCTTATGTATCTGCTGCCCGCTACGGCAAGGACAATGTCCGCGTCTGCAAGGTCGACCGTGATGCCTCGACTGGCATCCAGACCGTCACTGAGATGACCGTCTGCTGTCTCCTTGAGGGAGAGATCGAGACCTCGTACACCGAGGCCGATAacagcgtcgtcgtcgccaccGACTCCATCAAGAACACCATCTACATCACGGCCAAGGAGAACCCCGTGAACCCCCCGGAGTTGTACGCCTCTATCCTCGGCAGCCACTTCATCCAGAAGTACAAGCACATCCATGTCGCCAACGTCAACGTCAAGACTGTCCGCTGGACGCGCCTGGCCATTGACGGcaagcctcatcctcacagcttcttcaaggatggcgaggagacGCGGAACGTCGAGGTCCGCGTGAGCCGCCAGGATGGCATCCAGATCAAGAGCTCCATCGTCGGCCTGACCGTTCTCAAGAGCACCGGCTCTGCTTTCCACGGCTTTGTCCGCGATGAGTACACCACCCTGCCAGAGACTTGGGACCGCATCTTCTCGACCGATGTGGACGCTTCATGGAAGTGGAACACCTTTGAGAACGCTGCGGCAGTCCAGGCCTTTGCCCCCAAGTTCGATAAGGCTTGGGAGGTGGCACGAAACGTCACCCTTAAGATCTTTGCCGAGGATGACAGTGCCAGTGTTCAGGCCACCATGTACAAGATGGCTGCTCAGATTCTGGAGACCGTGCCCGAGATTGACACTGTCGTCTACGCACTACCAAACAAGCACTACTTCGAGATTG ATCTGAGCTGGcacaagggcatcaagaacaCCGGCAAGGACGCCGAGGTCTATGCTCCCCAGTCTGGACCCAACGGTCTCATCAAGTGCGAGGTGTCCCGCGACACTCTGCAGCCAAGGCTATAG